In one Ananas comosus cultivar F153 linkage group 12, ASM154086v1, whole genome shotgun sequence genomic region, the following are encoded:
- the LOC109718807 gene encoding mediator of RNA polymerase II transcription subunit 21-like — MDIISQLQEQVNTIAMLALNTFGTLQRDAPPVRLSPDYPEPPATNPSEETVNVAEQSKAMSAALVQAAKKFDMLVAALPLSGEDAQLKRIAELQAENEAVGLELEKQLEAAELELKMVQELFNQAADNCLNLKKPD, encoded by the exons ATGGATATCATATCTCAGCTACAAGAACAGGTAAACACCATCGCCATGCTCGCCCTAAACACCTTTGGAACACTCCAACGAGATGCCCCACCGGTCCGACTATCACCAGATTATCCCGAACCGCCAGCCACTAATCCCTCTGAGGAGACGGTGAATGTCGCTGAGCAATCCAAAGCGATGAGTGCAGCTCTGGTCCAGGCTGCGAAGAAG ttTGACATGCTGGTTGCTGCATTGCCATTGTCGGGAGAGGATGCTCAGTTGAAAAGAATTGCCGAGCTCCAA GCAGAGAATGAAGCTGTGGGCCTGGAACTTGAAAAGCAATTGGAGGCTGCAG AACTGGAACTAAAGATGGTTCAGGAGCTGTTCAACCAAGCAGCTGACAACTGCTTAAACTTGAAGAAACCGGATTGA